In Alnus glutinosa chromosome 7, dhAlnGlut1.1, whole genome shotgun sequence, the sequence attATAACATTACTTCATAATATAATCAAGAAAGACAAACTAAAGAGGCTgtgtgaaaaattaaaaaataattgaaacgTTACGTATGATACCCACATCCTTTCGTAATTTTTGTGGAATGTAATATGTATCATAATATTAATAGGCATGCCAGCTCAGTATAGAGTATATGCACCCGCTGCAATTATCCAATTTCATGGACAAACGCTATTATATTTATAcaatagtatttttattttttatttttattcttaaaaaaataattagtaatGCTCTAacttaataaaatagagaaatgattgatTTCATTCTCTTGCATATTTCTTATCCATTTCCgtatttcattttcttgcacATTTCTAATCCATCTCGgtataaaaaatgtgtaaatttattattgtatttatgAGACTACATGTGGATTCCACAAATTCAATagcaaaatttataaaagatgtgTAAGAAAATAACACCAAATAATGTGActtgtgaaaaaagaaaatcacggGCTTTTGAGAAGTTCAACAAACATAGCCTAGATTTTTGGATAAGcttaagtaaattaaatcaaGTGAATTAAGGCCTTTATgtactttttatcattttaaccTTTTAGATTCTAATTTTTAACTTGATATATTAGTGGCTCCAGCCTCAGCTATATAGGTCTCAATTCAAGTTgtacagaaatttcctacaacttAGGCGATAAGAATTCTTTTTAcccaatatttaaaaagtaacatattatttagaaaaatatgtgaaaaatacatactattaaaaaatatatatatttccctcGTAATAAATGACACATAtcactttcttttgtttttcacaAAACTTTTTCTGTCCATTTGACACTTATCTTCTAAACGTAAGTCTTTTAGAAGCCAATGACTTGTTCTTACGAAACTGGCCAATTAATAATATATTCAGTCTCGTTTTTAACTTATTATAATATTGGgaaacataaaataaacaaaagtctAGAGGCATTGCATAAGCATTGTCGAAAAACTCAAGAATCGTGGCtatatttatgattaatttatttatttacacgCATAACGAAAGTaacagataaaaatatgataaagtCCAATAATAAAAGCATATCATCATGATCAGCAAATACAATCCGTATGCGTGAATAAGCTAGAAGAATGATAACatacacaataaaaaataataataataataataataaataaataaataaaaatagtggaCTCAATCAAACATAAAGAAGGTCGGACGATCAGAAATCGACATCGCACTTGGTATTCTGAAAAACAACTGCTGAATTTCCAGTAGAACTCAGAGGAACTTTCAGGTCGCACTTAACCTTAGGCTTCAACCGGCCGGTCTTCACCTTTCCTACCTTGAACCGGATCCGGAGATTGAGCTTCACGTCAATGGTGTAAACCCCGGCAGTCTTCTCCGCATTGAACTGCGAGAGCTCATCAGTCCCAAGCAACACCAATTGCTGCCCTTCAAACGCCGTGTTCAGATAGCTCGTAGTCTTGTGCCCTTGGTAAAACGGCGTCAAGCTTTTCGTACCGAACCGCTGGTCCTCGTAGTACGCGTTGGCCTCGATGGTGTCGTAGTAGACTCCGATCTTCCTGTTGGGGTTTCTGACGGTGATGTTGACGGCAAGGTTGTACTGCAAAGTGTTGTTGCCGGTGAAAGTGAACTCCGTGAGCGAGGCGTCCGTGACGTAGAACTTGACGTTGGTGGGGCGGAATATGAGCCAAAAGATGAGAGCAGCAAGGCCAATGATGACAACAAGGGAGACTACGAGCTTCAAAAGGAAGCCAAAGAGGCAGCAGCAGCCGCACCCCCGGCCACGGCCATGGCGGTGGTAGGATTGGGTTGGTGGTGGGACTGCCGGGCCGTAGTAGGCACCGTTCAGGTGGGATTGTTTCTCAGCCATGGtgttttattaaaagaaagCTAGCAAGAGAAAATGTGCTGTGGAATTCTATAAGATGATGGAAGAGTATATATGGGAGATAATATGAAGGAGAAGGGTTTGATGCGCGCATGTATTTATAGGGTTCGAGAATGGAGCAGGAAAGCCTCGTTAGCCGCGttacatggttttttttttttgagcttaCGGCACGGCTGCATGAGAGCGTGACGTCGGTTCAGGAATCAGGATCAACGCGTTTGCTTTTGAAAGAGTGAAATGGGGGAGTTTCGTGTTCTCTTCCTACGAAATGTTGTGTGTGAACTGTGAAATTAATTAGGAAGATTTCTCAGAACTCTTTTTGATGCGCTGTACGCGTAGTATATCATTTTGGACCATGCATGTCAATTACTTTGATATTCTTGCCCTTAGCTTCTTGAATTAATTTAATGCCttttaattcagttttttaaTACATAATCCAATATTTAACTGTTCTGCCTTTTTCATCCAATTTCATCTCATAATTTAGCCATACACAACCTTGTGACAATTGCAGTTTTATTGCGGATTTGGGTCTCAGATTAGCGTTGCTTACGCCTTTGTTTCAATGCATGTTTATATAAGGTATTTATAGcattcatctatatatatatagatgaggTTTTTATAGCTTAGAACTGCATTACTCTATGAGAATTAGAagcgtttcttcttcttct encodes:
- the LOC133873776 gene encoding NDR1/HIN1-like protein 3 produces the protein MAEKQSHLNGAYYGPAVPPPTQSYHRHGRGRGCGCCCLFGFLLKLVVSLVVIIGLAALIFWLIFRPTNVKFYVTDASLTEFTFTGNNTLQYNLAVNITVRNPNRKIGVYYDTIEANAYYEDQRFGTKSLTPFYQGHKTTSYLNTAFEGQQLVLLGTDELSQFNAEKTAGVYTIDVKLNLRIRFKVGKVKTGRLKPKVKCDLKVPLSSTGNSAVVFQNTKCDVDF